One genomic window of Glycine soja cultivar W05 chromosome 9, ASM419377v2, whole genome shotgun sequence includes the following:
- the LOC114367970 gene encoding uncharacterized protein LOC114367970 yields the protein MNIAQVTAWQPGICVKNISQLHRLQSKPCVLPNSFGPCLQSLRATQSVSSKCWPSLQSRKPLHICLARGKGMMGNDDENSPWKFIEKAIGKFKGESSLEDVLRSQIEKGEYYDSGGGGGVKPPGGGNTGGGGGGPDGSGESEEESLAGMWEENIQMILATLGFIFLYIYILTGEELTKLARDYIKYLFGGSQSVRLKNAMHQWGQLYESMTAQQEEEDEYWLEKAILDTPTWWHDPADYREALKNYLLSGTDEAIAARNYLELDSDADVRYCLESDDEEDEEDEYQYKDDYEEKFA from the exons ATGAATATTGCACAAGTTACAGCATGGCAGCCTGggatttgtgtgaaaaatatatCTCAGTTACACAGGCTTCAATCAAAACCATGTGTTTTACCAAATAGTTTTGGTCCTTGCTTACAAAGCTTAAGAGCAACACAATCGGTTAGCTCAAAATGTTGGCCCAGTTTACAATCTCGGAAACCTCTTCATATTTGCTTAGCCCGTGGAAAAGGGATGATGGGAAATGATGACGAG AATTCCCCATGGAAATTTATTGAGAAAGCTATAGGAAAATTTAAGGGAGAATCATCACTAGAGGATGTATTACGGAGCCAAATTGAAAAGGGTGAATATTATgacagtggtggtggtggtggagtgAAACCACCAGGAGGCGGCAAcactggtggtggtggtggtggcccTGATGGCTCTGGTGAATCAGAAGAAGAAAGCCTAGCTGGGATGTGGGAAGAAAATATCCAAATGATTTTAGCCACCCTTGGCTTTATATTTCTG tACATTTATATTCTCACCGGGGAGGAACTCACAAAGCTAGCTAGAGACTATATCAAGTATCTATTCGGCGGAAGTCAGAGTGTTCGACTGAAGAATGCCATGCATCAATGGGGACAACTCTATGAAAGCATGACGGCACAGCAAGAAGAGGAAGATGAGTATTGGTTGGAGAAGGCCATTCTGGATACTCCAACTTGGTGGCACGACCCTGCCGATTACCGTGAAGCCCTTAAAAATTACTTGCTATCAGGTACAGATGAGGCCATTGCCGCTAGGAATTACTTGGAATTAGATTCAGATGCAGACGTTAGGTATTGCTTGGAATCAGATgacgaagaagatgaagaagatgaatatCAATATAAAGATGATTATGAAGAAAAGTTTGCCTAG
- the LOC114367242 gene encoding MLP-like protein 43, producing MVLSGKVETEVEIQAPAAKFYHVFRKQIHHVPNMSTERVHGAKVHEGDWENIGSVKHWDFTIEGRKTSAKEKIEAIDDDNKIISYSLFDGEISEGYKSLRGTLQVINKENGGIVKWTFEYEKLQENITAASPDSFLDFAAKVTKDIDDHLVKA from the exons ATGGTTCTGAGTGGGAAAGTGGAGACTGAAGTAGAGATTCAAGCACCTGCAGCTAAGTTCTACCACGTCTTTAGAAAGCAAATTCATCATGTTCCTAACATGTCTACAGAAAGAGTACATGGAGCTAAAGTGCATGAAGGTGACTGGGAAAATATTGGTTCAGTCAAACACTGGGACTTTACCATAG AAGGTAGAAAAACAAGTGCTAAGGAGAAAATTGAAGCTATAGATGATGATAACAAGATAATATCATACAGCCTCTTTGATGGGGAAATCAGTGAAGGTTACAAGAGTTTAAGGGGCACATTACAAGTGATTAATAAGGAAAATGGAGGAATTGTGAAATGGACCTTCGAATATGAAAAGCTGCAGGAGAATATCACTGCTGCATCTCCTGATTCTTTTTTGGACTTTGCTGCTAAGGTCACTAAAGATATTGATGATCATCTTGTCAAGGcatag